One Lysinibacillus sp. OF-1 DNA segment encodes these proteins:
- a CDS encoding penicillin acylase family protein, with protein sequence MGKRKFRWKKWLIVFAGVLAALAVVTFIGFTWFMNKSKPVVDGELVVSILDQDVTVTRDDKGVPHILAETDADLYRAQGYVQAQDRLFQMDLARRQASGRLSEIIGEATVNTDKHFRTFSLRDAAEKSLAAYDEESKQVLEWYAEGVNAFIAQAKENNTLSYEFALLGYEPEEWTVVDSLTIGKYMAYDLGGNWNTLAFRHWALQNFDEAKAKELFIKYPENASSIIEANIQTPVAVAGQFSADLLPNEFNGSNNWVVSGDKTKSGKPILADDPHLGLSTPSIWYQMHLQSPQQNVSGVIFAGIPGIILGHNDEIAWGVTNVGPDVQDLYIEIPNPDDPTQFRYDGQWEQAEVRDEPIKVKDGETVDFDVVVTRHGPIMTDLAFKDTEPTAQFSMQWTALQPTAELRAVLGFNKAKSWEDFEKALEDFKAPAQNFVFASKDGTIAYKANGQIPIRKQGDGQLPVPGDSSDYGWEDFIPWDKLPTVVNPKEGFIATANNQVIGEDYPYHITDFWAQPYRFERIKEVLEANDEITVEDMMDLQMDQHNLYAREFLPDLLTSIKAKEQDGQYTEIIAMLEDWDMVDAKESGAPLVFHTLMIKLQEVLFKDQMPEDMYDIMYGKFNITDQLLRTAYAGEKSIWIEEQGGVDETVYKAFELTIAQLQDQFGKNAAKWQWGDYHQLTFDHTLGSASPILAAYFNAEKVPIGGSKVTVQAADNDLAGNVNHGASWRFVVDVGDLSSAYHIVGPGQSGHVKSDWYQDQVLDWANGDYHQTFVKQEDIKGKTLQLKAQ encoded by the coding sequence GTGGGAAAGAGAAAGTTTAGGTGGAAAAAGTGGCTCATTGTTTTTGCTGGGGTATTAGCTGCTTTGGCTGTTGTGACTTTTATTGGATTTACATGGTTTATGAATAAATCCAAGCCAGTAGTTGATGGTGAGCTAGTTGTTAGTATTCTGGATCAGGATGTGACGGTTACAAGGGATGATAAAGGGGTTCCGCATATTTTGGCTGAAACAGATGCCGATCTGTATCGTGCACAAGGTTATGTCCAAGCGCAAGATCGACTGTTTCAAATGGATTTAGCACGAAGACAGGCAAGTGGTCGATTATCTGAAATCATTGGGGAAGCAACCGTTAATACGGACAAGCACTTCCGTACGTTCAGTTTACGTGATGCGGCGGAGAAATCATTAGCAGCTTATGATGAAGAAAGTAAGCAAGTACTAGAATGGTATGCTGAAGGGGTAAATGCTTTTATTGCACAGGCGAAGGAAAACAATACCTTAAGCTATGAATTTGCTTTGTTAGGCTATGAACCTGAGGAATGGACGGTTGTTGATTCCTTAACGATAGGTAAATATATGGCTTATGATTTGGGCGGAAATTGGAATACATTAGCCTTCCGTCACTGGGCATTACAAAACTTTGATGAAGCAAAGGCGAAGGAATTATTTATTAAATATCCTGAAAATGCTTCGTCCATTATCGAGGCCAATATCCAAACTCCTGTAGCAGTGGCAGGGCAGTTTAGTGCAGATTTATTACCAAATGAATTTAATGGTAGTAATAACTGGGTTGTTTCTGGGGATAAAACGAAATCTGGAAAACCGATTTTAGCAGATGACCCACATTTAGGGTTAAGTACACCTTCTATTTGGTATCAAATGCACCTACAATCCCCACAACAAAATGTCAGTGGTGTTATTTTTGCAGGAATTCCAGGTATTATTTTAGGTCATAATGATGAAATTGCCTGGGGTGTTACGAATGTGGGGCCAGATGTACAGGATCTATATATTGAAATACCAAATCCGGATGACCCAACACAATTCCGCTATGATGGTCAGTGGGAGCAAGCGGAGGTACGTGATGAGCCAATCAAGGTGAAGGATGGTGAAACGGTAGATTTTGACGTCGTTGTCACGCGTCACGGCCCTATTATGACAGATTTAGCTTTTAAGGATACTGAGCCCACAGCACAATTTTCGATGCAATGGACAGCGCTTCAACCTACAGCGGAATTGAGAGCGGTGCTTGGGTTTAATAAGGCAAAATCTTGGGAGGACTTTGAAAAAGCATTAGAAGATTTTAAGGCACCAGCTCAAAACTTTGTTTTTGCCTCAAAGGATGGCACAATCGCCTATAAAGCTAATGGTCAAATACCTATTCGTAAGCAAGGTGATGGACAATTACCAGTGCCAGGTGATTCTAGTGACTATGGCTGGGAAGATTTTATTCCTTGGGATAAACTACCGACTGTAGTGAATCCAAAGGAAGGCTTTATTGCAACGGCGAATAACCAAGTCATTGGAGAGGACTATCCTTATCACATCACGGATTTCTGGGCGCAGCCTTATCGTTTCGAGAGAATTAAAGAAGTGCTAGAGGCAAATGATGAAATTACAGTAGAAGATATGATGGATTTGCAAATGGATCAGCATAATCTTTATGCAAGAGAGTTTCTACCCGATTTATTAACATCTATAAAAGCGAAAGAGCAGGATGGTCAGTACACAGAGATTATTGCTATGTTAGAGGATTGGGATATGGTAGATGCAAAGGAATCAGGTGCCCCCCTTGTCTTCCATACACTTATGATTAAGTTACAGGAAGTGTTGTTTAAGGATCAAATGCCTGAAGATATGTATGACATCATGTATGGGAAGTTTAATATTACAGACCAACTCTTACGTACAGCATATGCAGGAGAGAAAAGCATTTGGATTGAGGAGCAGGGTGGTGTGGATGAGACAGTTTATAAGGCATTCGAGCTGACTATTGCACAATTACAAGATCAATTCGGCAAAAATGCAGCGAAGTGGCAATGGGGTGATTACCATCAGCTTACGTTTGATCATACATTGGGTAGTGCCTCACCAATTCTTGCCGCTTACTTTAATGCTGAAAAGGTTCCAATCGGGGGATCGAAGGTTACTGTACAAGCAGCAGATAATGATTTAGCTGGTAATGTAAATCATGGTGCATCTTGGCGTTTTGTGGTAGATGTAGGGGATTTAAGCTCAGCCTATCATATTGTTGGTCCTGGTCAGAGCGGGCACGTAAAGTCTGATTGGTACCAGGATCAAGTGCTTGATTGGGCGAATGGTGATTATCATCAAACGTTTGTGAAACAAGAAGATATAAAAGGAAAAACATTACAATTAAAGGCACAGTAA
- a CDS encoding heavy metal translocating P-type ATPase: MAATPTKQEYRLQNLSCASCAAKFEKNVKAIPAVQDAQVNFGASKITVIGPISVDQIEEAGAFDGIKVTQSAARTLDNATPFYRKKENVLAGISLLFVILGYLFVSMLEESHPLPIAMFILAILVGGVGIFKIGFRNLARFEFDMKTLMTIAIIGAAIIGEWEEAAVVVFLFAVSEALEAYSMDKARQSIRQLMDIAPPTAIIKRAHGEHFHEMELPTEDIEIGDILIVKPGQKIAMDGIVISGLSAVNQAAITGESIPVNKTVNDEVFAGTLNEEGALEVRVTKRVEDTTIAKIIHLVEEAQAEKAPSQQFVDRFAKYYTPAIMIIAFLVAVIPPLLVGDWQHWIYQGLAVLVVGCPCALVVSTPVAIVTAIGNAARQGVLIKGGVHLEQLGHIEAVAFDKTGTLTEGQPAVTDIVTTDNCSEDYVLQLVAAVEKQSQHPLAKAILKKSHDKNLPELVPTDFQSVTGKGAYATVDNQIIYVGSMKWIVTLTTVDKKIENQVKKLQEQGKTVIAAVSNSQFIGLIGIADQLRHESKDVLQKLNALKVKHMVMLTGDAEPTAQAIATSLKMTDVRAGLLPEEKLMAIKDLRAQFGAVAMVGDGVNDAPALATANVGIAMGGAGTDAALETADIALMGDDLTKLPYTIGLSRKTLRIIKENIIFALVLKLIALLLVIPGWLTLWIAIFADMGATLLVVFNSLRLIRAKK; encoded by the coding sequence ATGGCAGCGACACCAACTAAACAAGAATACAGGCTACAAAATCTATCCTGCGCCAGCTGTGCGGCGAAATTTGAGAAGAATGTAAAGGCTATACCTGCTGTACAGGATGCACAAGTTAATTTTGGCGCTTCTAAAATTACTGTAATCGGCCCTATTAGTGTCGATCAAATTGAAGAAGCAGGTGCCTTTGATGGCATTAAGGTTACCCAATCAGCAGCAAGAACACTTGACAATGCTACCCCTTTTTACCGTAAAAAAGAGAATGTTCTAGCTGGTATATCTTTGCTTTTTGTTATTTTAGGTTATCTATTTGTTAGTATGCTAGAGGAATCACATCCGCTACCGATAGCGATGTTCATATTAGCGATCCTTGTGGGTGGAGTTGGCATTTTTAAAATAGGCTTCCGAAATCTAGCGCGCTTTGAATTTGATATGAAAACGCTTATGACGATTGCCATTATTGGCGCTGCTATTATTGGCGAATGGGAAGAAGCGGCTGTTGTCGTCTTTTTATTCGCTGTGAGTGAGGCGCTTGAAGCGTATTCAATGGATAAAGCTCGTCAGTCCATCCGTCAGTTAATGGATATAGCTCCACCAACAGCTATTATTAAAAGAGCTCACGGAGAACACTTCCATGAGATGGAACTACCAACAGAAGACATTGAGATAGGTGATATTTTAATTGTCAAGCCAGGGCAAAAGATTGCGATGGATGGGATTGTGATTAGCGGGTTGTCTGCAGTCAACCAAGCAGCCATTACAGGTGAATCGATTCCTGTTAATAAAACAGTAAATGATGAAGTATTTGCTGGGACTCTTAATGAAGAGGGTGCGCTCGAAGTACGTGTGACAAAGCGTGTGGAAGACACAACCATTGCCAAAATTATTCATCTGGTAGAAGAAGCACAGGCAGAAAAAGCACCTTCTCAGCAATTTGTTGATCGCTTTGCAAAATATTACACACCAGCCATCATGATTATTGCTTTTCTAGTAGCTGTTATTCCACCATTATTAGTAGGTGACTGGCAGCACTGGATTTACCAAGGTTTAGCTGTTTTAGTTGTAGGATGTCCTTGTGCACTTGTTGTCTCTACACCAGTTGCCATTGTAACGGCAATTGGGAATGCTGCAAGGCAAGGTGTACTTATTAAAGGCGGTGTTCATTTAGAACAATTAGGACATATTGAAGCTGTAGCCTTTGATAAAACAGGTACATTAACTGAGGGACAACCAGCAGTAACGGATATTGTGACAACAGATAATTGCTCAGAGGACTATGTATTACAACTAGTGGCAGCAGTAGAAAAGCAGTCTCAGCATCCTTTGGCTAAAGCTATTTTAAAAAAATCGCATGATAAAAATTTACCAGAGTTAGTACCAACAGATTTCCAATCAGTAACAGGTAAGGGTGCGTATGCTACAGTAGACAATCAGATTATTTATGTAGGCAGTATGAAATGGATAGTGACATTAACTACTGTAGATAAAAAAATTGAAAATCAAGTTAAAAAATTGCAAGAACAGGGTAAAACAGTAATAGCAGCTGTTTCGAATAGCCAATTTATTGGGCTTATTGGAATTGCTGATCAATTGCGCCATGAAAGTAAGGACGTATTACAAAAATTAAATGCCTTGAAAGTAAAGCATATGGTGATGTTAACAGGTGATGCAGAACCCACAGCACAAGCTATTGCTACTTCATTAAAGATGACAGATGTGCGCGCTGGTTTATTACCAGAGGAAAAATTAATGGCGATTAAGGATTTACGTGCACAATTTGGTGCTGTAGCGATGGTTGGGGACGGGGTAAACGATGCACCAGCATTAGCAACTGCAAATGTAGGAATTGCCATGGGTGGAGCAGGAACAGATGCAGCTCTTGAGACGGCGGATATTGCCTTAATGGGTGACGATCTAACCAAACTTCCGTATACCATTGGCTTGAGCAGAAAAACATTACGCATCATTAAAGAGAATATTATATTTGCCCTAGTTTTAAAATTAATTGCGTTGTTGCTTGTCATTCCAGGATGGCTGACATTATGGATAGCAATTTTTGCGGATATGGGTGCTACGCTATTAGTTGTATTTAATTCTTTAAGACTAATTAGAGCAAAAAAGTAG
- a CDS encoding ArsR/SmtB family transcription factor, with protein sequence MPKEICEVTHVHEEAVTKVQQQMPDLSGVAKFLKALSDETRLKIAYALTVEDELCVCDVATIIGSSVATASHHLRYLKENNLARSHRIGKQMYYSLADEHIYQIVTIAYEHAKEGIANGSDTN encoded by the coding sequence ATGCCAAAAGAAATATGTGAGGTGACGCATGTACATGAAGAAGCGGTCACGAAGGTACAACAACAAATGCCTGATTTGTCAGGTGTAGCAAAATTTTTAAAAGCATTATCTGATGAAACAAGACTTAAAATTGCCTATGCCTTAACAGTAGAAGATGAATTATGTGTTTGTGATGTTGCAACTATTATTGGGTCATCAGTAGCGACAGCATCCCATCATTTACGATATTTAAAAGAAAATAATTTAGCCAGATCACACCGTATAGGAAAGCAAATGTATTATTCTTTAGCAGATGAGCATATATACCAAATTGTAACAATTGCCTATGAACATGCGAAAGAGGGGATTGCCAATGGCAGCGACACCAACTAA